One stretch of Cryptococcus decagattii chromosome 10, complete sequence DNA includes these proteins:
- a CDS encoding urease: MHLLPRETDKLILTTLGTLAQRRLARGLILNRAETIALISSQLQEFIRDGRHSVAELMDMGKKMLGRRHVRKGVPESIHSIQVEGTFPDGVFLVTVDDPISSDDGDLKNALYGSFLPIPSADVFPAAPEPKDTLLGALICRKEPIKINISRRRFRLEVKNAGDRPIQVGSHYHFLETNPALIFDRLLSYGYHLDIPAGTAVRFEPGEKKTVTMVEFGGKKIFQGGSGLGSGPFNENLRYTKIKEMVEKGGFSHKEQEMVEEGPVTEMNREVYASMFGPTTGDKIKLADMDLWIEIEKDYTVYGEECKFGGGKVLRDGGGQASGRHDHEVLDLVITNALIVDWNGIYKADIGVKNGIIVGIGKAGNPDMMDGVTDGMVVGSNSEVIAGEKLIVTAGALDVHVHYICPQLMTEALAAGITTVVGGGTGPSDGSNATTCTSSPFYMQNMIKATDTIPLNFGFTGKGCDSGTNSLRDIIEAGACGLKVHEDWGATPEVIDRALTIADEYDIQVNLHSDTLNESGYVESTLAAIKGRTIHSYHTEGAGGGHAPDIIVICEHENVLPSSTNPTRPYAANTLDEHLDMLMVCHHLDKSIPEDIAFADSRIRSETVAAEDVLQDTGAISMISSDSQAMGRIGEVITRTWRTAAKMKQYRGPLEGDEPTRDNNRVKRYVAKYTINPAITHGMSHLIGHVAVGCLADLVFWTAESFGARPEMVLKGGVIAWAAIGDANAAIPTVQPVIGRPMWGAQPAAAPLNSIVWVSQASLDKDIVKRFDIKKRAEAVKNCRAIGKKDMKWNDTMPKMTVDPETYDVRADGVLCDVPPADKLPLTKRYFVY, encoded by the exons ATGCATCTCCTCCCAAGAGAAACG GATAAACTCATCCTCACGACTTTGGGCACCCTTGCTCAGCGTCGTCTTGCTCGAGGCCTTATTCTCAACCGTGCTGAGACTATTGctctcatctcctcccaGCTGCAGGAATTCATTCGGGATGGACGCCACTCTGTTGCGGAGCTCATGGATatgggaaagaagatgttggGCAGGCGACATGTCAGGAAAGGCGTTCCAGAATCAATTCACAGTATTCAGGTGGAAGGCACCTTCCCCGACGGTGTATTTTTGGTCACAGTCGATGATCCAATTTCTTCAGATGATGGCGACT TAAAAAACGCCCTTTACGGTTCTTTCCTGCCAATCCCCTCGGCAGACGTTTTCCCTGCTGCACCGGAGCCAAAGGATACCCTCTTAGGAGCACTCATTTGTCGCAAAGAACCAATTAAGATCAATATTTCCCGACGACGCTTCAGGCTTGAAGTCAAGAATGCTGGAGACAGGCCAATTCAAGTTGGCTCGCACTACCATTTCCTTGAAACCAACCCCGCCCTCATCTTCGACAGACTCTTGTCCTATGGCTACCATTTGGATATCCCCGCTGGTACGGCGGTGAGGTTTGAGCCCGGCGAGAAGAAAACTGTGACAATGGTAGAATTCGGCGGAAAGAAGATCTTCCAGGGCGGAAGTGGACTGGGAAGCGGACCTTTCAACGAAAATTTAAGGTATACTAAAATCAAGGAGATGGTTGAGAAAGGTGGATTCAGTCATAAGGAACAAGAAATGGTAGAAGAGGGACCAGTAACTGAAATGAACAGGGAAGTG TACGCTTCCATGTTTGGACCAACGACAGGGGACAAGATCAAGCTCGCCGACATGGATCTGTGGATCGAAATCGAAAAAGATTACACTGTCTACGGCGAGGAATGTAAATTCGGTGGAG GTAAGGTCCTTCGAGATGGTGGAGGCCAAGCATCCGGCAGGCATGACCATGAGGTCCTTGACCTCGTTATTACCAACGCTCTTATTGTTGACTGGAATGGCATCTATAAG GCCGATATTGGTGTAAAGAATGGCATTATTGTTGGCATTGGTAAAGCTGGTAACCCCGATATGATGGATGGAGTCACAGATGGAATGGTTGTGGGCTCAAACTCTGAAGTTATTGCTGGCGAAAAGTTGATCGTCACTGCGGGAGCTCTCGACGTTCACGTTCATTATATCTGCCCTCAACTCATGACAGAA GCCTTGGCGGCCGGCATCACCACTGTTGTTGGAGGTGGTACAGGTCCTTCAGATGGTTCCAACGCCACGACCTGCACGTCTTCGCCTTTCTACATGCAAAACATGATCAAAGCAACCGACACAATACCTCTCAATTTTGGTTTCACCGGGAAGGGCTGCGATTCTGGCACTAACTCACTAAGGGACATTATCGAAGCCGGAGCTTGTGGCTTGAAGGTGCATGAGGATTGGGGCGCTACGCCCGAAGTTATTGACAGGGCTCTGACCATTGCCGACGAGTATGATATACAG GTCAACCTGCACAGCGATACCCTCAATGAAAGTGGATACGTCGAGAGTACCTTGGCCGCCATTAAAGGCAGGACTATTCACAGTTACCACACTGAAGGAGCTGGCGGCGGACATGCTCCAGACATCATCGTTATCTGTGAGCATGAGAACGTCTTGCCTAGCTCCACCAACCCAACTAGGCCCTATGCTGCTAACACTCTTGATGAGCATCTTGAC ATGCTTATGGTCTGCCATCACCTCGATAAGTCGATCCCAGAGGACATCGCCTTTGCCGACTCTCGTATCCGTTCTGAAACCGTTGCAGCCGAAGATGTCTTACAAGACACAGGTGCAATTTCTATGATTTCATCTGACAGTCAAGCTATGGGTCGTATCGGTGAAGTTATCACTCGTACATGGCGTACAGCTgcgaagatgaagcaaTACCGTGGTCCTCTTGAGGGCGATGAGCCCACGAGAGACAACAACAGGGTCAAACGATATGTTGCCAAGTACACTATCAACCCTGCCATCACCCACGGTATGTCGCACCTCATCGGTCACGTTGCCGTGGGCTGTCTGGCAGATCTGGTCTTCTGGACTGCAGAGTCCTTTGGTGCTAGACCTGAAATGGTCCTCAAGGGTGGTGTCATTGCTTGGGCTGCGATTGGCGACGCGAACGCTGCAATCCCCACTGTACAGCCCGTCATTGGCCGGCCCATGTGGGGCGCCCAGCCCGCCGCGGCTCCACTCAATTCAATTGTTTGGGTCAGCCAGGCGTCTCTTGACAAGG ACATCGTCAAGAGATTCGACATTAAGAAGCGGGCGGAGGCTGTCAAGAACTGTCGCGCTATTGGAAAAAAAGATATGAAGTGGAACGACACTATGCCAAAGATGACTG TCGATCCAGAGACCTACGATGTGCGCGCCGACGGCGTCCTTTGCGACGTCCCACCGGCAGACAAACTCCCCTTGACCAAGAGATACTTTGTTTACTAA
- a CDS encoding DNA repair protein rad18 — translation MDKSHPLLANFDDPPPFPETYPQLRRLDRSVVCQICKEPFTAPVSIACGHSFCSHCIRSSLDVQKKCPSCNEPASEGSIRRNRALEEIAEAWEQSRPTLIDLSKPVSRKRAVPDADSRPLSSGTIKRLKDQDGKRSQSPALVEPIDSEEEDEIQELTENDEAPCPICMARMSISSIPMHVERGCPPPPKTIKASAGGGKGNQKADWKKVFSGQTLSASKVKESGKGKEPEMKKITKPNYSLATPADLRALLSQYSLPTSGDKVTLIARVQEWIILYNANLDTSRPSSLSALRAKLAEAEASRKRDKEKGKDELVEQLGSKDGLAKYAQEKRSEFERLRKEIMERDKRRKAEEKGSGRDSAIEVD, via the exons ATGGACAAAAGccaccctcttcttgctaATTTCGACGatcctcctcccttcccAGAAACCTATCCTCAACTTCGTAGGCTTGATCGCTCCGTTGTCTGTCAGATTTGCAAGGAGCCCTTCACAGCGCCCGTCTCGATCGCGTGTGGCCACTCATTTTGCTCCCAC TGCATACGGTCCTCTCTAGATGTCCAGAAGAAATGCCCCAGTTGCAATGAGCCGGCAAGCGAGGGCTCTATACGACGAAACAGAGCGCTAGAAGAGATTGCGGAAGCTTGGGAGCAGTCAAG ACCAACCTTGATTGATCTGTCAAAACCTGTATCCCGAAAACGTGCAGTTCCAGATGCTGACTCCCGTCCGTTGAGTTCCGGGACGATCAAACGCTTGAAGGACCAAGACGGGAAACGGAGCCAGTCGCCCGCGCTGGTAGAGCCGATAGActcggaagaagaggatgaaatACAGGAACTGACTGAGAATG ACGAAGCTCCTTGCCCTATCTGTATGGCACGTATGTCCATCTCATCTATCCCGATGCACGTAGAAAGAGGCTGTCCACCGCCGCCCAAGACGATCAAAGCCAGCGCTGGAGGCGGGAAAGGCAATCAAAAAGCAGATTGGAAAAAGGTTTTCTCTGGGCAAACTCTTAGTGCAAGCAAGGTGAAAGAGAGCGGCAAAGGGAAGGA ACCggagatgaaaaagatTACGAAACCAAATTACTCTTTGGCGACGCCTGCTGACTTGAGGGCATTGTTATCG CAATATTCACTCCCTACATCTGGCGATAAAGTTACTCTCATCGCCCGAGTACAAGAATGGATTATTCTTTATAACGCGAACCTGGACACTTCCCgcccttcatctctttcagCTCTACGTGCAAAACTAGCAGAGGCGGAAGCAAGCCGGAAACGGGATaaagagaagggaaaggatgagCTCGTCGAACAATTAGGGTCGAAAGATGGTCTGGCGAAGTACGCCcaagagaaaaggagtGAATTCGAGAGattgaggaaggagattaTGGAAAGGGATAAGAGACGAAAGGCCGAGGAAAAAGGGAGTGGACGGGATAGTGCCATCGAGGTGGATTGA